A section of the Deinococcus taeanensis genome encodes:
- a CDS encoding cell division protein FtsQ/DivIB, with amino-acid sequence MSEDAGNRRVTPLPAAEPGDGPPVEPDGSRPDARRSQASRRRPWWALAAATLLLSAGVGAWYGLPVRTVTVSGNERLSAQRVQALAGLSPDFGWLYYGAWRARGLLSSPWVASAVVTRTFPDRVSITLTERVPRARLKRPDGQVVAVAADGTVLPGATATESLPLISGWGPDRTPDMLGLLQSLDRYNVQSVAYSPTGVTVKLPSGSVWSGDLQALVKYAGSISMYPDSDIFIYPWGVSVQE; translated from the coding sequence GTGAGCGAAGACGCGGGCAACCGCCGGGTCACGCCGCTGCCAGCCGCTGAGCCCGGCGACGGGCCACCGGTAGAGCCTGACGGGTCGCGCCCGGATGCCCGTCGCTCTCAGGCGTCCCGCCGCCGCCCCTGGTGGGCGCTGGCCGCAGCGACCCTGCTGCTGAGCGCCGGAGTGGGCGCCTGGTATGGCCTGCCCGTCCGGACCGTGACAGTCAGCGGGAATGAACGTCTGAGCGCGCAGCGCGTACAGGCCCTCGCCGGCCTCAGTCCGGACTTCGGGTGGTTGTACTACGGGGCGTGGCGCGCCCGGGGGCTGCTGAGCAGTCCGTGGGTGGCGTCCGCCGTTGTAACGCGCACCTTCCCGGACCGCGTCAGCATCACCCTGACCGAACGCGTGCCGCGCGCGCGCCTGAAACGCCCGGATGGGCAGGTCGTGGCGGTGGCCGCCGACGGTACGGTGCTGCCGGGAGCCACCGCCACGGAGTCTTTGCCGCTGATCAGTGGGTGGGGCCCGGACCGCACGCCGGACATGCTGGGCCTGTTACAGAGTCTGGACCGTTACAATGTGCAGTCGGTCGCCTACAGCCCAACGGGCGTGACGGTGAAACTGCCTTCGGGCTCGGTATGGAGTGGCGACCTTCAGGCTCTCGTGAAGTATGCTGGAAGCATCAGCATGTATCCAGACAGCGACATTTTCATCTACCCCTGGGGGGTGAGCGTCCAGGAATGA
- the ftsA gene encoding cell division protein FtsA — MKENTIIVGLDIGTTKITTVIGEVGPNGTVDIIGEGTVPSEGMKRGSVVNLERATHAIKQSVQTAERVSGVKVESVYVSVAGNHAKAITSHGLAAIRRNQEIGQTDVDRAIENARAVPLDPNLEIIHTLPQEYVVDGQEGIKNPVGMHGVRLEVDVHIVAGTAGPLLNLRRCVQEAGLRVEGFVLHALASGLATLEAAEQAQTIIVVDMGGGTTDVAVFKRGNLTHSACIPLGGEHVTADLAQILKIPVEEAENVKRRYGAALPELADQDLTLEITTSSGSTHAITAFELSRIIKPRLAEIFGMIRDEIDQTLGPVELVAQGVVLTGGAALLRGTPELARDRFRLPVRVGRPRGIGGLTDIVSGPGHAGSVGLVLYGIGEDGKMPHLVYGDMAPATVAGPATPLPPAPTVTPEPAAPPVEVRPPAKEKDKSGPSLVDRMKTWFKDWM; from the coding sequence ATGAAAGAAAACACGATCATCGTGGGCCTGGACATCGGGACCACGAAAATCACCACCGTGATCGGCGAGGTCGGCCCGAACGGCACCGTCGACATCATCGGTGAAGGAACAGTGCCCAGCGAGGGCATGAAACGCGGGTCCGTCGTGAACCTGGAACGGGCCACACACGCCATCAAACAGTCGGTGCAGACGGCCGAGCGCGTCAGTGGCGTGAAAGTCGAGAGCGTGTACGTGTCCGTTGCGGGCAATCACGCCAAGGCCATCACCAGTCACGGTCTGGCGGCCATCCGCCGCAACCAGGAGATCGGCCAGACCGACGTGGACCGCGCCATTGAGAACGCGCGGGCCGTGCCGCTCGACCCCAACCTGGAAATCATTCACACCCTCCCGCAGGAATACGTCGTGGACGGCCAGGAAGGCATCAAGAATCCGGTCGGCATGCACGGCGTGCGCCTGGAAGTGGACGTGCACATTGTGGCCGGCACCGCCGGGCCGCTGCTGAACCTGCGCCGCTGCGTTCAGGAAGCCGGTCTGCGCGTGGAGGGCTTCGTGCTGCACGCCCTGGCGAGCGGCCTGGCGACCCTGGAAGCCGCCGAGCAGGCCCAGACGATCATCGTGGTGGACATGGGCGGCGGCACCACCGACGTCGCCGTGTTCAAACGCGGGAACCTCACCCACTCCGCATGCATTCCGCTGGGCGGCGAGCATGTCACGGCGGACCTTGCCCAGATTCTGAAGATTCCTGTCGAGGAGGCCGAGAACGTCAAGCGGCGCTACGGCGCGGCTCTGCCGGAACTGGCGGATCAGGACCTCACGCTGGAAATCACGACCTCGTCGGGCAGCACGCACGCCATCACTGCCTTTGAACTGTCCCGGATCATCAAGCCCCGACTCGCTGAAATTTTCGGCATGATCCGCGACGAGATCGACCAGACCCTCGGCCCGGTGGAACTCGTGGCGCAGGGCGTGGTGCTGACCGGCGGCGCAGCGCTTCTGCGCGGCACGCCGGAACTCGCCCGCGACCGTTTCCGCCTGCCGGTCCGGGTGGGCCGTCCCCGCGGCATCGGCGGCCTGACCGATATCGTGAGCGGCCCCGGGCACGCGGGCAGCGTGGGTCTGGTCCTATACGGGATTGGCGAGGACGGCAAGATGCCGCACCTGGTGTACGGGGACATGGCGCCGGCCACGGTGGCCGGCCCGGCCACTCCGCTGCCCCCTGCTCCCACGGTCACGCCGGAGCCGGCCGCACCGCCCGTGGAGGTCCGCCCGCCCGCAAAGGAAAAGGACAAGAGCGGTCCGAGTCTCGTGGACCGCATGAAAACCTGGTTCAAGGACTGGATGTGA
- the ftsZ gene encoding cell division protein FtsZ → MQAARIRVIGLGGAGNNAVNRMIESGLEGVEFIAGNTDAQVLAKSHAEIRIQLGDRLTRGLGAGADPEVGEKAALEDRERIKEYLEGTDMLFITAGMGGGTGTGSAPVVAEIAREMGILTVAIVTRPFKFEGPKRLRVAEEGISKLADRVDGMIVVNNEKLLTAVDKKVSFREAFLIADRVLYYGVKGISDVINVEGMINLDFADVRNLLANSGTVLMGIGAGRGEKVAEEAAMSAIHSPLLERGIEGARRILVNVTGSYDLSMTDANEIVEKIREATGFDEPDILFGITPDEAAGDEVRVTVIATGFNDMPVTVAGGLRSSVIDTIVKPVRGGAAYDPKDYDIPAFLRNVERD, encoded by the coding sequence ATGCAAGCGGCCAGAATTCGCGTGATTGGCTTGGGCGGGGCGGGCAACAACGCCGTGAACCGCATGATTGAATCGGGACTTGAGGGCGTGGAGTTCATCGCCGGCAACACAGACGCGCAGGTGCTCGCCAAGAGTCACGCCGAAATTCGCATTCAGCTCGGGGACCGCCTGACGCGCGGCCTGGGCGCCGGCGCGGACCCTGAGGTCGGGGAGAAGGCCGCGCTGGAGGACCGCGAGCGCATCAAGGAATACCTTGAAGGCACCGACATGCTGTTCATCACGGCCGGCATGGGCGGCGGGACCGGCACGGGCAGCGCGCCGGTCGTTGCCGAAATTGCGCGCGAGATGGGCATCCTGACCGTGGCGATTGTCACGCGGCCCTTCAAGTTCGAGGGCCCCAAGCGTCTGCGCGTGGCCGAGGAAGGCATCAGCAAGCTGGCCGACCGGGTTGACGGCATGATTGTCGTGAACAACGAGAAGCTGCTCACGGCCGTGGACAAGAAAGTCTCGTTCCGTGAGGCGTTCCTGATTGCCGACCGGGTCCTATATTACGGCGTGAAGGGCATCAGTGACGTCATCAACGTTGAGGGCATGATCAACCTGGACTTCGCGGACGTGCGCAATCTGCTCGCCAACAGCGGAACGGTCCTGATGGGGATCGGCGCGGGACGTGGCGAGAAGGTGGCAGAGGAAGCCGCCATGAGCGCCATTCACTCGCCGCTGCTGGAACGCGGCATTGAGGGTGCGCGCCGGATTCTGGTGAACGTCACCGGCAGCTACGACCTGAGCATGACCGACGCGAACGAGATCGTGGAGAAGATCCGCGAGGCGACCGGCTTCGACGAGCCCGACATCCTGTTCGGCATCACGCCCGACGAGGCCGCCGGAGACGAGGTGCGCGTGACCGTCATCGCCACCGGCTTCAACGACATGCCTGTCACGGTGGCGGGCGGCCTGCGCTCCAGCGTCATCGACACGATCGTGAAACCTGTGCGCGGCGGCGCCGCGTACGACCCGAAAGACTACGATATTCCCGCGTTCCTGCGGAATGTCGAACGCGACTGA
- a CDS encoding branched-chain amino acid ABC transporter substrate-binding protein, with product MTVPPRISLLAALLLGSLSVSAQAQATVKIATLSPLSGSISNLGIQVRNGTQLAVTEFAPAFSKLGLKVQLVAFDDQADPATGTAAARKIAADRQILAVVGALNSGVTIPASAALQASHVAVVNSASTANQVTDRGLRNVSRIVPRDDAQGPAGASFIAGTLKARKVYILNDKTAYGEGLANEVGKTLKTRGVKVIVNEGTEEKSDFSSVIAKIKLQKPDAIYFGGVYNQVGVFLRQLRGAGLATPVVGGDGLDSSELSTIAGAGANNVYFTTVSAPVEALPAAKAFAARYQKAFKTAPQGFAVFAYDAARVALQGVLSAAKANGGRVPSREQVEKAVRAGTYTGLLSGTVKFNAAGDRQSARLYVMKVMKGRTTLSTSLTVKPGRQ from the coding sequence ATGACTGTTCCCCCCCGCATTTCCCTCCTGGCCGCACTGCTGCTGGGTTCCCTGAGTGTGAGTGCCCAGGCGCAGGCGACCGTGAAGATCGCCACGCTCAGCCCCCTGTCCGGTTCGATCAGCAACCTGGGGATTCAGGTGCGGAACGGCACGCAGCTGGCCGTGACCGAGTTCGCGCCGGCCTTCTCGAAACTGGGCCTGAAGGTGCAGCTTGTGGCCTTTGATGATCAGGCGGACCCGGCCACCGGTACCGCCGCGGCCCGCAAGATCGCCGCAGACCGCCAGATTCTGGCTGTGGTGGGCGCCCTGAACAGTGGCGTGACCATTCCCGCCAGCGCCGCGCTGCAGGCCAGTCACGTGGCGGTGGTGAACTCCGCCAGCACCGCCAATCAGGTCACGGACCGGGGCCTGCGTAACGTCAGCCGCATCGTGCCGCGCGACGACGCGCAGGGCCCGGCCGGCGCAAGTTTCATCGCCGGCACCCTGAAGGCCAGGAAGGTGTACATCCTGAACGACAAGACCGCGTACGGCGAGGGCCTGGCGAACGAGGTCGGGAAGACCCTGAAAACCCGGGGCGTGAAGGTCATCGTGAACGAGGGCACGGAGGAAAAAAGCGATTTCTCCAGCGTGATCGCGAAGATCAAGCTGCAGAAGCCCGACGCGATCTACTTCGGGGGCGTGTACAACCAGGTGGGCGTGTTCCTGCGGCAGCTGCGGGGCGCGGGCCTCGCCACACCGGTGGTGGGCGGGGACGGCCTGGACAGCAGCGAACTGAGCACGATCGCCGGGGCAGGTGCCAACAACGTGTACTTCACGACCGTTTCGGCGCCGGTCGAGGCCCTGCCGGCCGCGAAGGCCTTCGCCGCCCGGTACCAGAAGGCCTTCAAGACCGCGCCGCAGGGATTCGCCGTGTTCGCCTACGACGCAGCGCGCGTGGCGTTGCAGGGCGTGCTGAGCGCCGCCAAAGCCAACGGCGGCCGGGTTCCCAGCCGCGAACAGGTGGAGAAGGCCGTGCGCGCCGGTACGTACACCGGCCTGCTGTCCGGCACGGTGAAATTCAACGCCGCCGGTGACCGTCAGAGTGCCCGGCTGTACGTGATGAAGGTGATGAAAGGCCGGACGACGCTCAGCACCAGCCTGACCGTGAAGCCCGGCCGTCAGTAG
- a CDS encoding DUF58 domain-containing protein: protein MTPLLASLLWLALTALVTAGLWWLGRRTPQVSVTRTLPPTAFEGTRGTLTVQVTVRSRRPLRLLIEDPAPRGVVPDRLVSVSALHVGITERTETLSVTFNRRGQFDWPGVELAWADPLGLFWRRVTLPGPGTTVAVYPGTHGLLLPDLLRPLLSEGTLTRQLGLDDPISLRSVRPYVPGDPPGRVHWRLSARTGTLTVRDPERTAASSLTVFVDTSAGGDAFMDSAARLAASLIREAQALTLPVAVATNGRVTPAGREAAALHEALLTLARLTPSLDPPQLPPTRAGGNLILLSARPSPALVQQALRARATASRVSIVALPEGYYLEPGEQPRRQWAGVPDSVRDLERRAAVLAGAGILVFVLRGNQSVLTLAR from the coding sequence ATGACGCCGCTGCTGGCGTCCCTGCTGTGGCTGGCCCTGACGGCACTCGTCACAGCGGGCCTGTGGTGGCTGGGCCGCCGCACGCCGCAGGTGAGCGTCACGCGGACCCTGCCGCCCACCGCCTTCGAGGGCACGCGGGGCACCCTGACCGTGCAGGTGACGGTGCGTTCACGCCGCCCTCTGCGCCTGCTGATAGAGGACCCGGCGCCCCGCGGCGTGGTGCCCGACCGGCTCGTCAGCGTGTCGGCCCTGCATGTGGGCATCACGGAACGGACCGAGACGCTCAGCGTCACCTTCAACCGCCGCGGTCAGTTCGACTGGCCCGGCGTGGAACTCGCCTGGGCGGACCCCCTGGGACTTTTCTGGCGTCGCGTGACCCTTCCCGGCCCCGGCACGACCGTCGCCGTGTACCCCGGCACGCACGGCCTGCTGCTCCCGGACCTGCTGCGTCCCCTCCTGTCTGAAGGCACCCTGACCCGGCAGCTGGGCCTGGACGACCCCATCAGCCTCCGCAGCGTGCGCCCCTACGTGCCCGGCGACCCGCCCGGCCGGGTGCACTGGCGCCTGTCCGCCCGCACCGGAACGCTGACGGTCCGCGACCCGGAACGCACGGCGGCCAGCAGCCTCACCGTGTTCGTGGATACGAGTGCCGGCGGTGACGCGTTCATGGACAGCGCCGCGCGGCTCGCTGCCAGCCTGATCCGGGAGGCTCAGGCGTTGACCCTCCCCGTGGCGGTGGCCACGAATGGCAGGGTCACACCGGCCGGCCGGGAGGCCGCCGCCCTGCATGAGGCGCTCCTGACGCTGGCGCGCCTGACCCCCAGCCTGGACCCGCCGCAGCTGCCGCCCACCCGCGCAGGCGGCAACCTGATTCTTCTGAGTGCCCGTCCATCTCCAGCGCTGGTGCAGCAGGCGCTGCGGGCGCGGGCCACCGCCAGTCGCGTGAGCATCGTGGCGCTTCCCGAGGGGTACTACCTGGAGCCGGGCGAGCAGCCCCGCCGGCAGTGGGCGGGTGTGCCCGACAGCGTGCGCGACCTGGAGCGGCGCGCGGCTGTCCTGGCCGGTGCAGGCATTCTGGTGTTTGTGCTGCGGGGCAACCAGAGCGTTCTTACCCTGGCCCGTTAG
- a CDS encoding AAA family ATPase, producing MTHVAPATPVHTPEFAQRVLENVARVLVGKDAVTRLALAGILAGGHVLLEDAPGTGKTMLARALARSLGLPFQRVQFTPDLLPSDVTGVSVYRPGSGQFEFVPGPIFTGVLLADEINRATPKTQSALLEAMGEGQVTEAGVTRRLPAPFVVIATQNPVEHEGTYRLPEAQLDRFLLKLSVGYPTLQEEIRMLARLKDHHPIDALGAVARPEDLLAAQRAARAVFVSAPVQNYVARMTAATRAHPSVALGAGPRASLALQGTAQALAWLAGRPFVTPDDVQQAAPAVLAHRLSLKIEARLQGQPAEAVVAALLAAEAVPVEDASA from the coding sequence ATGACCCACGTTGCACCCGCCACCCCTGTCCACACCCCCGAATTCGCCCAGCGGGTCCTTGAGAATGTTGCCCGTGTCCTCGTCGGCAAGGACGCCGTCACGCGCCTCGCGCTGGCCGGCATTCTGGCGGGCGGGCACGTGCTGCTGGAAGACGCGCCCGGCACCGGGAAGACCATGCTCGCGCGCGCCCTGGCCCGCAGCCTGGGCCTGCCGTTTCAGCGGGTGCAGTTCACGCCGGACCTGCTGCCCAGCGACGTGACGGGCGTCAGCGTGTACCGTCCAGGCAGCGGGCAGTTCGAGTTCGTGCCCGGCCCGATCTTCACCGGGGTGCTGCTCGCCGACGAGATCAACCGCGCCACGCCCAAGACGCAGTCGGCCCTGCTTGAAGCGATGGGGGAGGGGCAGGTCACGGAAGCAGGCGTGACGCGCCGCCTGCCCGCGCCGTTCGTGGTGATCGCCACGCAGAATCCCGTGGAGCACGAGGGCACCTACCGCCTGCCTGAAGCGCAGCTGGACCGCTTCCTCCTGAAACTTTCCGTGGGGTATCCCACCCTGCAGGAGGAGATCCGGATGCTGGCACGCCTGAAAGACCACCATCCCATTGACGCGCTGGGTGCCGTGGCCCGCCCGGAGGACCTGCTGGCCGCGCAGCGCGCCGCGCGCGCCGTCTTCGTGTCGGCGCCGGTGCAGAACTACGTGGCCCGGATGACCGCCGCCACGCGCGCGCACCCCAGCGTGGCGCTCGGCGCAGGTCCGCGCGCGAGCCTGGCCCTCCAGGGGACCGCTCAGGCACTGGCGTGGCTCGCGGGACGCCCGTTCGTCACGCCGGACGACGTGCAGCAGGCCGCGCCGGCCGTGCTCGCGCACCGTCTGAGCCTCAAGATCGAAGCGAGACTGCAGGGCCAGCCGGCCGAGGCGGTCGTGGCGGCGCTCCTGGCGGCCGAGGCGGTCCCTGTGGAAGACGCCAGCGCATGA
- a CDS encoding DUF4129 domain-containing protein — MTEPPSALPDALAPPRSAPQQGADGLALLPLSLAGLLPAWAVGLLCLLFALSVRSTAWAQGRLLITQLLVGGAVIAQAVATDGDLPALLTLAAQYLLLSVAALTVCWSAQLLEDGRRRGLLLTLALGLLAPQPGLLLALAGGALGRRQPGLTGRAPITSRRWWPLLGGALVILTLSAALLPAAGPLPRSPRAVSPAAQAPAPPAANLPQEQPSAGGPGTAGQVNTQIDLGSPPPALLNLAFLLGVACLGCGAALLLPLRGRSAAGRVRPRLPEVLMIGGLLLTGLLWLAAGLLLSLDGQPGAGPHAEAGPAGPASQLGQGNVVAERVLNASALGPLFVALGVLTLILLLAALLWVLNRRAAGESHASVPAPVEPLAGPAAAPPPLHRVRAAYREALSSLTAAGLGRAAHETPTGFAARLGAAHPELAGALLILTQSYEPVRYGGRVTDEDAGRAETAARSIQAALAPLTPHSTPPPVKDPP, encoded by the coding sequence ATGACTGAACCCCCTTCCGCACTGCCGGACGCCCTCGCGCCGCCCCGCAGTGCGCCGCAGCAGGGCGCAGACGGGCTGGCCCTGCTGCCCCTGAGCCTCGCTGGACTGCTGCCCGCGTGGGCGGTGGGACTGCTGTGCCTGCTGTTCGCCCTCAGCGTCCGGTCGACCGCCTGGGCGCAGGGCCGGCTCCTGATCACCCAGCTTCTCGTGGGAGGAGCGGTGATAGCCCAGGCAGTTGCCACGGACGGCGATCTGCCCGCGCTGTTGACCCTCGCCGCGCAGTACCTGCTGCTGAGCGTGGCGGCGCTGACGGTGTGCTGGAGTGCGCAACTGCTGGAAGATGGCCGGCGGCGCGGCCTGCTCCTCACGCTGGCCCTCGGCCTGCTGGCCCCGCAGCCGGGCCTGCTGCTCGCCCTGGCTGGCGGCGCCCTGGGCCGGCGGCAGCCAGGCCTGACGGGCCGCGCCCCGATCACCAGCCGGCGCTGGTGGCCCCTGCTGGGCGGCGCGCTCGTCATCCTGACCCTTTCTGCGGCCCTGCTCCCCGCCGCCGGACCCCTGCCCCGTTCCCCCCGCGCAGTCTCCCCGGCGGCGCAGGCCCCTGCCCCACCAGCCGCCAACCTCCCGCAGGAACAGCCCAGCGCGGGCGGCCCAGGAACGGCAGGGCAGGTCAACACGCAGATTGACCTGGGTTCGCCACCGCCCGCGCTGCTGAACCTGGCGTTCCTGCTGGGCGTCGCGTGCCTGGGGTGCGGCGCGGCCCTGCTGCTGCCCCTGCGCGGGCGGAGTGCCGCAGGGCGGGTCCGTCCCCGCCTGCCGGAGGTGCTCATGATCGGCGGGCTGCTGCTGACCGGCCTGCTGTGGCTGGCCGCCGGCCTGTTGCTGAGCCTGGACGGCCAGCCCGGCGCGGGTCCCCACGCCGAGGCCGGACCTGCTGGCCCGGCCTCGCAGCTGGGCCAGGGGAACGTGGTGGCCGAACGCGTGCTGAACGCCAGTGCGCTGGGACCGCTTTTCGTGGCGCTGGGGGTGCTGACCCTGATCCTGCTGCTGGCAGCCCTGCTGTGGGTGCTGAATCGCCGGGCAGCTGGCGAGTCACACGCCAGTGTGCCTGCGCCCGTGGAGCCGCTGGCCGGGCCAGCCGCCGCCCCGCCGCCCCTGCACCGCGTCCGCGCCGCGTACCGCGAGGCGCTGAGCAGCCTGACGGCCGCCGGACTGGGCCGCGCGGCCCACGAGACCCCCACCGGGTTCGCGGCGCGGCTGGGCGCGGCCCACCCCGAACTGGCCGGCGCCCTTCTGATCCTGACGCAGTCGTATGAGCCGGTCCGGTACGGTGGCCGCGTGACGGACGAGGACGCCGGCCGGGCCGAGACTGCCGCCCGGTCCATTCAGGCGGCGCTTGCCCCCCTGACCCCGCATTCCACCCCCCCGCCCGTAAAGGACCCGCCATGA
- the rpoD gene encoding RNA polymerase sigma factor RpoD, with translation MADSPTVRTRKKVDATTDAAGEASKPVRARARVTPGAAPKPAAATAAPRKTTPKPTAPPAGDAPETAPAAQAAPAAPAKPKAAPKAKKTEAKTAASEEPAAAPKKKAAPRKAAEPKAEATAGAPAKPTARAGARPAAKATPAAKGGPAEKPYYAHASIQELLKAGRAAGVLSSEEIATALATALEAGGLDPESPDAFEDMQLYLAAQSIEVQDLDEDEETEEDAEAEEGPSAAAQDDDEEKYFDDMPRAVSNDPVRQYLHEIGRVPLLTLEEEIALARRIEEGEEARKVLDEDLDLDDRGRRRLMRQMEDGAAARQGLIEANLRLVVSIAKKYTGRGLGFLDLIQEGNQGLIRAVEKFEYRRRYKFSTYATWWIRQAINRAIADQARTIRIPVHMVETINKLTRTARQLQQELSREATYEEIAEAMGPGWDAAKVEEVQKVSQEPVSLETPIGDEKDSFYGDFIPDENLDSPVENAAKTLLSEELEKALSKLTEREAMVLKFRKGLVDGREHTLEEVGQRFSVTRERIRQIENKALRKLKYHESRTRKLRDFLD, from the coding sequence CCGCGCGCGCGCCCGCGTGACCCCCGGCGCGGCGCCCAAGCCGGCCGCAGCCACCGCCGCGCCCCGCAAGACCACCCCCAAACCCACCGCGCCGCCTGCCGGAGACGCACCCGAAACGGCGCCCGCCGCTCAGGCTGCCCCGGCGGCTCCCGCGAAACCCAAAGCCGCACCGAAAGCCAAGAAGACCGAAGCGAAAACTGCGGCCAGTGAAGAACCGGCCGCCGCGCCCAAAAAGAAGGCCGCGCCGCGCAAGGCCGCCGAACCGAAAGCTGAGGCGACTGCCGGCGCGCCCGCCAAACCCACGGCGCGTGCCGGCGCCCGGCCGGCCGCCAAAGCCACGCCCGCCGCGAAAGGCGGCCCGGCCGAGAAACCGTACTACGCGCACGCCAGCATCCAGGAACTCCTGAAAGCGGGCCGCGCAGCCGGGGTGCTCTCCAGCGAGGAGATCGCCACGGCCCTCGCCACCGCCCTGGAAGCCGGCGGCCTGGACCCCGAGAGCCCCGACGCGTTCGAGGACATGCAGCTGTACCTCGCGGCGCAGAGCATCGAGGTGCAGGACCTCGATGAGGACGAAGAAACGGAGGAAGACGCCGAGGCCGAAGAAGGCCCCAGCGCCGCCGCGCAGGACGACGACGAGGAGAAGTACTTCGACGACATGCCGCGCGCCGTGTCCAACGACCCGGTGCGGCAGTACCTGCACGAGATCGGCCGCGTGCCCCTGCTGACTCTGGAAGAGGAAATCGCGCTGGCCCGCCGCATCGAGGAGGGCGAGGAAGCCCGCAAGGTGCTTGACGAGGACCTTGACCTCGACGACCGCGGGCGCCGCCGCCTGATGCGCCAGATGGAAGACGGCGCCGCTGCCCGCCAGGGCCTGATCGAGGCGAACCTCCGTCTCGTCGTGTCGATCGCCAAGAAGTACACGGGCCGTGGCCTGGGCTTCCTGGACCTGATTCAGGAAGGCAACCAGGGCCTGATCCGCGCGGTGGAGAAATTCGAGTACCGCCGCCGCTACAAGTTCAGCACGTACGCCACGTGGTGGATCCGTCAGGCCATCAACCGCGCCATTGCCGACCAGGCCCGCACCATCCGTATTCCGGTGCACATGGTCGAGACCATCAACAAACTCACCCGCACGGCCCGGCAGCTTCAGCAGGAACTGTCGCGTGAAGCCACCTACGAGGAGATCGCCGAAGCCATGGGGCCCGGCTGGGACGCCGCGAAGGTGGAGGAAGTGCAGAAGGTCAGCCAGGAGCCCGTGTCCCTGGAAACCCCGATCGGGGACGAAAAGGACTCCTTCTACGGCGACTTCATCCCGGACGAGAACCTGGACAGCCCTGTGGAGAACGCCGCCAAGACCCTGCTGTCCGAGGAACTGGAAAAGGCGCTGTCGAAACTGACCGAGCGCGAGGCGATGGTCCTGAAGTTCCGCAAGGGCCTCGTGGACGGCCGCGAGCACACTCTGGAGGAGGTCGGGCAGCGCTTCAGTGTCACCCGTGAACGCATCCGGCAGATTGAGAACAAGGCGCTGCGGAAACTCAAGTACCACGAGAGCCGCACGCGGAAACTTCGCGACTTCCTCGACTGA